From the genome of Longimicrobiaceae bacterium:
CTCTTCGCGTACAACCAGGCGTCGCGCGCGAACCTGACCACCACCGTCCGGACCCCGGACGGCACCGGCTCCGGGTGGGCCGGGACGGGTGCGAGCGACTGGAGCAAGGTGAACCCCGCCGAGCTGGCGGAGCGGGCGATCCGCAAGGCGGAGCTTTCCCGGAACCCGCAGGCGGTGGAGCCCGGCGAGTGGACGGTGGTCCTGGAGCCCACCGCGGTCGCCAACATGGTGGGGCTGATGACCGGCTCGCTTGGGGCCCGCACGGCGGACGAGGGGCGCTCCTTCTTCTCCAAGCAGGGCGGAGGGAACCGCATCGGCGAGAAGTTCCTGGACGAACGCGTCACCATCTGGTCGGACCCGCTGGACCCGAACCTCTCCACCTCCCCGTTCACCAACCAGGGGCTCCCCAACCGCCGCATGGTGTGGATCGAGAACGGCGTGCTGAAGAACCTGGTGTACGACCGCTTCTGGGCGCACAAGCAGGGGGTGGAGCCCACGGGGTTCCTCGCCGGGTACTACATGCAGGGGGGGAACGCCACCGTCGAGGAGATGATCGCCTCCACGGAGCGCGGGCTGCTGGTGACGCGCTTCTGGTACAACCGGCCGGTGGACCCGCGCACCATCCTGTGGACGGGGCTCACGCGCGACGGCACCTTCCTGATCGAGAACGGCCGGATCGTCTCGGCGGTGAAGAACCTGCGCTACAACGAGTCGCCGGTGTTCATGCTCAACAACGTCGAGATGATGGGGCGCCCGGTGGCGGTCTCCGCGTCCGAGTCGGGCGACGTGTCCAGCGCGGTGGTAGTGCCGGCGCTGAAGGTGCGCGACTTCACGTTCTCGTCGCTTTCCGACGCGGTTTGATGGCTTGACGCGGAGGGTGGGGCCGCTCCAGAGCCCGGCGATACTGCCGCCGGTCTCTTCCGCGGGTCGCGGAGCCACCGGAAACAGCCCCGGTGTCTCCGCTCCGGCTCCGCGAGCCAGCCGGAACTGCCCGGCTGTCTCGCTCCGCAGCATGGGTTTCGAAGAGCGGCGGCCCGGAGTGGGTCGCCGTTTCCTTTTCCCTCTCGAGGACCTCACCATGTACGGACATACAGGGCGGAAGCTTCTTCGGGTGGCGGCGGGGCTGGCGGCTACGGCGGCGCTGCCGACGGGTGTCCAGGCGCAGGGCGCCTTCGGAGGGGCGGCGCCGCCGCGGCCGGTGCACACCTACTCCATCGTGGCCTGCGATCCCGAGACGGGGGAGCTGGGTGTGGCGGTGCAGTCGCACTGGTTCTCGGTGGGGCCCATCGTCCCCTGGGCGGAGGCGGGGGTGGGGGCGGTCGCGACGCAGTCGTTCGTGGAGCCGTCGTACGGGCCGCTGGGGCTGGAGCTGATGCGCGCGGGGAAGACGGGGCCGGAGGCGCTGAAGGCGCTCCTCGCGGCGGACGCGCACACCGAGGTGC
Proteins encoded in this window:
- a CDS encoding TldD/PmbA family protein, whose protein sequence is MADNRFFTRQEAEALATKVLGMSKADEVRVNINSGVTGNTRFAQNQVSTAGDTRDATLTVTTAWGKQVASATTNRFDDASLRQVVETAERLARLVPEDPEYLGELGPQQYPATPGYFESTANLTPEERAAAVLAIARPAQQRGLVSTGFLTSVAGAQAVATKRGLFAYNQASRANLTTTVRTPDGTGSGWAGTGASDWSKVNPAELAERAIRKAELSRNPQAVEPGEWTVVLEPTAVANMVGLMTGSLGARTADEGRSFFSKQGGGNRIGEKFLDERVTIWSDPLDPNLSTSPFTNQGLPNRRMVWIENGVLKNLVYDRFWAHKQGVEPTGFLAGYYMQGGNATVEEMIASTERGLLVTRFWYNRPVDPRTILWTGLTRDGTFLIENGRIVSAVKNLRYNESPVFMLNNVEMMGRPVAVSASESGDVSSAVVVPALKVRDFTFSSLSDAV